A window of the Cannabis sativa cultivar Pink pepper isolate KNU-18-1 chromosome X, ASM2916894v1, whole genome shotgun sequence genome harbors these coding sequences:
- the LOC115696400 gene encoding 1-aminocyclopropane-1-carboxylate synthase 3-like, with translation MSSLLSKKAACNAHGQDSSYFLGWEEYERNSYDRITNPEGIIQMGLAENQLCYHLLESWLANNPHALGFKSQGQYIFRKLALFQDYHGLPEFKKAMVEFMSEISGNKVRFEPQSLVLIAGATSANEALIFCLADPNDAFLLPTPYYPGFDRDLKWRTEVVIVPIHCKSSNGFQITEEGLEQAYEDATNRNLRVKGVLITNPSNPCGTTMTVDELNLLLNFIELKKIHLISDEIYSGTVFNKPDFKSVIEVLNERNNNNNNSTNQIMIREQVHVVYSLSKDLGLPGFRVGAIYSNHKMVLDAATKMSSFGLVSSQTQFLLSVMLSDKYFTKTYIKENQKRLKRRHKMLVGGLKKAGISCLKSNAGLFCWVDMRHLLKSNTFNAEIELWKKIIYDVKLNISPGSSCHCNEPGWFRVCFANMSGRTLKLAIKRLKDFVADHDEFNYHTKYHQPTT, from the exons atgagtaGTTTATTATCTAAGAAAGCAGCATGCAATGCTCATGGTCAAGATTCTTCCTACTTCTTAGGATGGGAAGAATACGAGAGAAATTCTTATGATAGAATTACCAACCCGGAAGGGATTATCCAAATGGGTCTTGCAGAAAACCag CTTTGTTACCACCTTCTAGAGTCATGGCTTGCTAATAATCCACATGCACTTGGGTTTAAAAGTCAAGGTCAATACATTTTCAGAAAACTTGCTCTGTTCCAAGATTATCATGGACTCCCCGAATTCAAGAAG GCAATGGTTGAATTCATGTCCGAAATAAGTGGAAACAAAGTGAGATTTGAGCCGCAAAGTCTAGTGCTCATCGCAGGTGCAACCTCAGCCAACGAGGCCCTCATATTTTGCCTAGCTGATCCCAACGATGCCTTCCTTCTCCCAACTCCATACTACCCTGG ATTTGATAGGGATCTTAAGTGGCGAACTGAAGTGGTAATAGTGCCTATTCATTGCAAAAGCTCAAATGGCTTTCAAATCACGGAAGAGGGATTGGAACAAGCCTATGAAGATGCCACAAACCGTAATCTAAGAGTTAAAGGTGTTTTGATTACCAACCCATCTAATCCATGTGGCACCACAATGACAGTGGATGAGTTGAATCTCCTCCTTAACTTCATTGAACTTAAGAAAATCCATCTCATCAGTGATGAAATCTATTCAGGAACAGTTTTCAACAAACCAGACTTTAAAAGTGTCATAGAAGTTCTCAACGAGAGaaacaataacaacaataatagtactaatcaaatcatgattcgGGAACAAGTTCATGTCGTTTATAGCCTTTCCAAAGATCTAGGACTCCCTGGATTTCGTGTTGGAGCAATATATTCAAATCACAAGATGGTTTTAGATGCAGCCACAAAAATGTCGAGTTTCGGTTTGGTATCTTCTCAAACTCAATTCTTACTCTCGGTTATGTTATCAGACAAATATTTTACGAAAACATACATAAAAGAAAACCAAAAGAGACTTAAGAGAAGGCATAAAATGCTTGTTGGGGGTCTTAAGAAAGCAGGAATAAGTTGTCTTAAGAGTAATGCTGGATTATTTTGTTGGGTTGATATGAGACACCTTCTTAAGTCGAATACTTTCAATGCTGAAATTGAGCTATGGAAAAAGATCATTTACGATGTGAAACTCAATATATCACCTGGTTCATCGTGTCATTGTAACGAACCAGGTTGGTTTAGAGTTTGTTTTGCAAACATGTCCGGGAGAACATTGAAGCTCGCAATAAAAAGGTTGAAAGACTTTGTTGCTGATCATGATGAGTTTAATTACCACACTAAATATCACCAACCTACTACGTAA